A DNA window from Camelina sativa cultivar DH55 chromosome 13, Cs, whole genome shotgun sequence contains the following coding sequences:
- the LOC104736512 gene encoding uncharacterized protein LOC104736512 — protein MELMAKPTFSIEVSQYGTDLPTSATTREKASSSSSSFETANEEESGSLSRPGSRIWSGQTADYSSDSSSIGTPGDSEEDDDDDDDDEQSQNDDVSSNELGLRGLASMSSLEDSLPSKRGLSNHYKGKSKSFGNLGEIGSSSVKEVAKQENPLNKRRRLQICNKLARRSFYSWQNPKSMPLLPVNEDEDDDDEEDLESGFDENNKSSSEDDEQGGGGRVKKVVARKGSFKNRAYMSRSCFALSDLIEEEDDDDDQ, from the exons ATGGAGTTGATGGCTAAACCAACGTTCTCCATCGAAGTCTCTCAATACGGAACCGATCTACCGACCTCGGCGACGACGAGGGAGaaagcttcgtcttcttcatcctctttcGAGACAGCAAACGAAGAAGAATCTGGTAGTCTAAGCCGTCCAGGAAGTAGAATCTGGTCAGGACAAACCGCTGATTACTCATCTGATAGTTCATCAATCGGAACACCTGGAGATAgcgaagaagacgacgacgacgacgatgatgatgaacaaagcCAAAACGATGACGTTTCTTCTAATGAACTAGGGCTTCGTGGGTTAGCTTCAATGAGCTCTCTTGAAGATTCTCTCCCCTCAAA GAGAGGGTTATCGAATCATTACAAAgggaaatcaaaatcatttgGGAATTTAGGAGAGATCGGGAGTAGTAGTGTGAAAGAAGTAGCTAAACAAGAGAATCCattgaataaaagaagaagattacagaTCTGTAATAAATTAGCAAGGAGATCGTTTTATTCTTggcaaaaccctaaatctatgCCTCTGTTACCAGTtaacgaagatgaagatgatgatgatgaggaagatctGGAATCTGGGTTTGATGAGAATAATAAATCATCGAGTGAGGATGATGAGCAAGGAGGAGGTGGTAGAGTTAAGAAGGTTGTTGCGAGGAAAGGATCTTTCAAGAACAGAGCTTACATGTCTCGGAGTTGTTTCGCACTTTCAGATCtgattgaggaagaagacgatgatgatgatcaataa
- the LOC104736511 gene encoding neurofilament medium polypeptide-like — MATTSTTTKAKPDDPNLTRSRSLGRKPKPPSSTVSSEDGSDQKPEKPLPNYLKPTISSRPDPVKFLKKNNSSLDDNQKLLRRRSFDRPPSSLTSPSSSSATPRIQKSLNVSPSRPLDRPAVPREKPATALRSSSFHGSRNVPRGGSTTAKSPPVVPKKSGLSSSSNSSKSKKEGSENVKVKKESDKEIALDSASLSSAQEDHQDEILKVEGDDHVQVVEDIEEPKDEKENKEVQVDQVVQADESGEEKNESGGSTTVVSPVGKDCTVVIKELEEKFSNEVKTEVEEKVEETKEQDNKDDIDENETSEKVDIDTKEAENVEETIEEIEEENEVKEEEKEEVKEEEKEKVKEEEEKVIEEEKGEEKEKEKVKEEESGEGKKREVVKGKKESSSAYNDVIASKMQENPRKNKVLALAGAFQTVIDYETAASK, encoded by the coding sequence ATGGCAACGACGTCAACCACGACAAAAGCGAAACCGGACGACCCAAACCTAACCAGAAGCAGATCTCTCGGCAGAAAACCAAAGCCACCTTCGTCGACGGTGTCATCAGAAGATGGTTCTGATCAGAAACCGGAGAAGCCTTTACCAAACTATCTGAAACCAACAATTAGTTCGAGACCTGATCCAGTCAagttcttgaagaagaacaataGTAGTCTTGATGATAACCAGAAGCTTCTCCGTAGAAGATCCTTTGATCGacctccttcttctttgacttcTCCTTCTAGTTCTTCTGCTACTCCGCGTATCCAAAAATCCCTCAACGTATCTCCTTCTCGCCCGCTAGATAGACCAGCGGTTCCTAGAGAGAAGCCTGCCACAGCTCTACGCTCTTCATCTTTCCATGGAAGCAGAAACGTTCCAAGAGGCGGCAGTACTACTGCGAAATCGCCTCCTGTTGTTCCAAAGAAGAGCGGGTTGAGCAGTAGTAGCAATTCTTCCAAGAGCAAAAAGGAAGGTTctgaaaatgttaaagtaaagaaagaatCTGATAAAGAGATTGCCTTGGATTCTGCTTCTCTGTCGTCTGCTCAGGAGGATCATCAAGATGAGATTCTCAAGGTTGAGGGTGATGATCATGTACAAGTTGTTGAAGATatagaagaaccaaaagatgaaaaagaaaacaaagaagtgcAAGTAGATCAGGTTGTTCAAGCCGATGAATCCGGTGAAGAGAAGAATGAAAGCGGTGGATCAACAACGGTTGTTTCCCCTGTTGGGAAAGATTGCACTGTTGTCATcaaagaattagaagaaaaattTAGCAATGAGGTTAAAACCGAAGTGGAAGAGAAAGTagaggaaacaaaagaacaagacAACAAGGATGATATTGATGAGAATGAGACTTCAGAGAAGGTTGATATTGACACGAAAGAAGCTGAAAATGTCGAAGAGACTAtagaagaaatagaagaagaaaatgaagtgaaagaagaggagaaggaagaggttaaagaagaggaaaaagagaaggttaaagaagaagaagaaaaagtgatagaagaggagaagggagaagagaaggagaaggagaaggtgaaagaagaagagtccGGAGAAGGAAAGAAGAGGGAAGTAGTGAAAGGGAAGAAGGAATCTTCATCAGCTTACAACGATGTAATAGCAAGTAAGATGCAAGAGAACCCGAGGAAGAACAAAGTTTTGGCTCTTGCTGGAGCTTTCCAAACCGTTATTGACTACGAAACTGCTGCATCTAAGtaa